The Mycolicibacterium mageritense genome contains a region encoding:
- a CDS encoding CocE/NonD family hydrolase, with amino-acid sequence MTTTAPAAARRTVSRLLGLPPHTTTFTVHQRLRVPMRDGVDLIADHYAPHTETPAGTLLVRGPYGRRFPFSALFAQVYAARGYHVVLQSVRGTFGSGGEFTPMVHEKADGADTVAWLRGQPWFTGSFGTIGLSYLGFTQWALLSDPPPELKAAVITVGPHDFQASAWGTGSFTLNDFLGWSNMVAHQEDPGLARTILREWRAPRAVARATDRLPAGQAGRTLLGAGAPWYETWLDHPDAEDPFWDALRCPEALDRTSVPVLLVGGWQDLFLEQTLAQYQHLRRRDVPVALTVGSWTHTQVMTKGAPTVLRESLDWLGTHLAGKPAVDRSPVRIHVTNHGWVDLPDWPPRQTDHELFLQPTGRLAGVAPAETAPPSTFTYHPANPTPTIGGRLLAREGGYRNDSRLAERSDVLTFTGDPLPADLFVTGNPVVELAHSCDNPYHDIFVRVSEVDAKGRSRNVSDAFRRLNNHTGPVRLELDAVAHRFRAGSRIRLMISGGSHPRFARNLGTAEPVVSGSRMVRATHTVHHGHGGLSRLVLPAGSRPPSAD; translated from the coding sequence GTGACTACCACTGCCCCGGCGGCCGCCCGCCGGACCGTCAGTCGGCTGCTGGGGCTGCCACCCCACACCACCACCTTCACCGTGCACCAGCGCCTGCGTGTCCCGATGCGCGACGGGGTCGACCTGATCGCCGACCACTACGCGCCACACACCGAAACGCCCGCAGGAACGCTGCTGGTGCGCGGCCCGTACGGGCGCCGGTTCCCGTTTTCGGCGCTGTTCGCACAGGTGTACGCCGCCCGCGGCTACCACGTCGTGCTGCAGAGCGTGCGTGGCACGTTCGGATCCGGCGGCGAGTTCACGCCCATGGTCCACGAGAAGGCCGACGGCGCCGACACCGTGGCATGGCTGCGCGGGCAACCGTGGTTCACCGGCAGCTTCGGCACGATCGGTCTGTCCTACCTCGGGTTCACCCAATGGGCGCTGCTGTCGGATCCGCCGCCGGAACTCAAGGCCGCGGTGATCACCGTCGGGCCGCACGATTTCCAGGCCTCCGCGTGGGGCACCGGCTCGTTCACCCTCAACGACTTCCTCGGCTGGAGCAACATGGTCGCCCACCAGGAAGACCCGGGGCTCGCGCGCACGATTCTGCGGGAATGGCGCGCCCCGCGTGCGGTCGCCAGGGCCACCGACCGATTGCCCGCGGGACAGGCCGGCCGGACCCTGCTCGGCGCCGGTGCGCCCTGGTACGAGACGTGGCTGGACCATCCCGACGCGGAGGATCCGTTCTGGGACGCGCTGCGATGCCCCGAGGCGCTCGACCGCACGTCGGTGCCCGTCCTGCTGGTCGGCGGCTGGCAGGATCTGTTTCTGGAGCAGACGCTCGCGCAGTATCAGCACCTGCGGCGGCGGGATGTCCCGGTCGCACTGACCGTCGGATCCTGGACCCACACCCAGGTAATGACCAAGGGCGCACCGACGGTGCTGCGGGAATCGCTGGACTGGCTGGGCACGCATCTTGCCGGGAAGCCCGCGGTGGACCGCAGCCCCGTGCGCATCCACGTCACCAACCACGGCTGGGTCGACCTGCCCGACTGGCCGCCGCGGCAGACCGATCACGAGTTGTTTCTACAGCCGACGGGACGGCTGGCCGGCGTCGCACCCGCCGAGACCGCGCCGCCGTCGACGTTCACCTACCACCCCGCCAATCCCACCCCGACCATCGGCGGCCGGCTGCTGGCTCGTGAGGGTGGTTACCGCAACGACAGCCGGCTCGCCGAGCGCAGCGACGTGCTGACGTTCACAGGTGACCCGCTGCCCGCCGATCTCTTCGTGACCGGCAACCCGGTCGTGGAGTTGGCGCACAGTTGCGACAACCCGTACCACGACATCTTCGTGCGAGTCAGCGAGGTGGACGCGAAGGGGCGCTCCCGCAACGTCTCCGACGCGTTCCGCCGGCTCAACAACCACACCGGGCCGGTGCGCCTGGAATTGGACGCGGTCGCACACCGCTTCAGGGCAGGTTCGCGGATTCGGCTGATGATCTCGGGCGGCTCTCATCCCCGTTTCGCGCGCAATCTCGGTACCGCCGAGCCGGTCGTCTCCGGTTCACGCATGGTCCGTGCGACCCACACCGTTCATCACGGCCACGGTGGGCTTTCGCGACTCGTGCTGCCGGCCGGGTCACGCCCGCCGTCAGCCGACTGA
- a CDS encoding DUF3558 domain-containing protein — MAARLRLLSALCALVAAVIVVWQTTPTAGSGSGVLRLEATDLPMTNVSTTIKWPVIETTDPSPFDPCRDIPLDVVQRIGLAFTPPTPEDSLRCKYDAGNYQMAVEAFVWRTYEATIPADALELDIDGHRAAQYWIMKPTDWNDRWWITCMVAFKTSYGVIQQSLFYSPIYSEPNPDCLQTNMQRAHELAPYYKF; from the coding sequence ATGGCCGCCAGGCTGCGCCTGTTGTCGGCGTTGTGCGCGCTGGTCGCAGCAGTGATCGTGGTCTGGCAGACGACACCGACGGCCGGTTCCGGCTCCGGAGTCCTGCGTCTGGAAGCCACCGATCTGCCGATGACCAACGTGTCGACGACCATCAAGTGGCCGGTGATCGAAACCACGGACCCCTCACCGTTCGATCCGTGCCGCGACATCCCGCTGGACGTGGTCCAGCGGATCGGCCTGGCCTTCACGCCGCCCACCCCGGAAGACAGCCTGCGGTGCAAGTACGACGCCGGCAACTACCAGATGGCCGTCGAGGCGTTCGTGTGGCGGACCTACGAGGCGACGATTCCCGCCGACGCCCTCGAGCTGGACATCGACGGTCACCGTGCCGCGCAGTACTGGATCATGAAGCCCACCGATTGGAACGACCGGTGGTGGATCACCTGCATGGTGGCGTTCAAGACCAGCTACGGCGTGATCCAGCAGTCGCTGTTCTATTCGCCGATCTACTCCGAGCCCAACCCCGACTGCCTGCAGACCAACATGCAGCGGGCCCACGAACTGGCGCCGTACTACAAGTTCTGA